In Geobacter anodireducens, a genomic segment contains:
- a CDS encoding cell division ATP-binding protein FtsE (ATP-binding protein of an ATP-binding cassette transporter; when bound to FtsX, FtsEX localizes to the cell division site and plays a role in the assembly or stability of the septal ring under low-salt growth conditions) — MIQFHNVSMSYQRDMAALNDVTLKVPKGDFVFVTGPSGAGKSTLLKLVYAALSPSKGQVIVDGQNVTRMTRSQIPLLRRSIGVVFQDFKLLPNRTVLENVAITLEVLGWGKRDIGKKVHHILRLMGIEHKINATPLRLSGGEQQRVALARALVNDPKILLADEPTGNLDDENKEQILTIFREANIRGTTVMVATHDRRVIENSHKRVIILDKGRLVEDNDVPKQEL, encoded by the coding sequence ATGATCCAGTTCCACAATGTATCCATGTCATACCAGCGCGACATGGCTGCCCTTAACGACGTAACTCTCAAGGTCCCCAAAGGGGACTTTGTTTTTGTGACCGGCCCGTCAGGGGCGGGGAAGTCGACCCTCCTGAAACTTGTCTATGCAGCCCTCAGTCCAAGCAAGGGGCAGGTGATCGTCGATGGTCAGAACGTCACGCGAATGACCCGCTCGCAGATCCCCTTGCTGAGGCGCTCCATCGGGGTGGTTTTCCAGGATTTCAAGCTTCTTCCCAACCGGACGGTGCTGGAAAACGTGGCGATTACCCTTGAGGTTCTCGGCTGGGGGAAACGGGATATCGGCAAGAAGGTGCACCATATTCTCAGGCTCATGGGGATAGAGCACAAGATCAACGCTACCCCCCTCAGGCTGTCGGGCGGCGAGCAGCAAAGAGTTGCCCTTGCCCGGGCGTTGGTGAACGATCCGAAGATTCTGCTGGCCGACGAACCGACTGGAAACCTTGATGATGAGAACAAGGAGCAGATCCTGACCATTTTCCGGGAGGCCAACATTCGTGGTACGACCGTCATGGTTGCGACTCATGACCGTCGTGTGATCGAAAACAGCCACAAGCGGGTGATTATCCTGGACAAGGGCCGCCTGGTGGAGGATAACGATGTCCCGAAACAAGAACTCTAA
- a CDS encoding peptidase M23 → MKRRSWISIVFLLACVSGTLAADVHDQLKGVRKEISEKKRLLRKTAKVEKQVTGELLVIDRSLKEKQSQLASLNNELHGVEGNLSRTTDEIERVKDETERKKQEIQKRLVSVYKAGEIGNLRVVFSSESFPQMVESLRYMSAVIGNDRRLFNEYSDKIAELSNLKHKLENEVRRKERIVAGIANKKREIEAEKDKKAAYLTKVKQDKNEYLASIRDLQANARRLQSMVEKLEAQSRKSYTQSREKKGLPPGLPPLPDSGFGSQRGRLSLPVFGEVIGRFGRHKHPEFNSYTVSNGISIAAPAGSDIRSVYEGKVLFADYFKGYGNMVIIDHGGGFFSLYAHASRITKRVGAQVSRNDVVASVGDVDSTRGPMLYFELRYQGRPVDPSPWFR, encoded by the coding sequence ATGAAACGAAGGTCTTGGATTTCCATAGTATTTCTCTTGGCCTGCGTTTCCGGAACGCTTGCCGCTGATGTGCACGATCAACTCAAGGGGGTGAGGAAGGAGATCAGCGAAAAGAAACGTCTTCTTCGAAAAACCGCTAAAGTAGAAAAACAGGTCACCGGTGAGTTGCTGGTGATCGACCGAAGTCTGAAGGAGAAACAATCCCAACTCGCGTCATTGAACAACGAACTCCACGGCGTTGAAGGAAATCTGTCCCGCACGACCGACGAGATCGAGCGCGTCAAGGATGAAACCGAGCGGAAAAAACAGGAGATCCAGAAGAGGCTTGTGTCGGTATATAAAGCCGGCGAGATTGGAAACCTTCGGGTCGTGTTTTCCTCCGAATCGTTTCCCCAGATGGTTGAGAGCCTGCGTTACATGAGCGCTGTCATCGGGAACGATCGTCGCCTCTTCAACGAATACTCGGACAAGATTGCCGAATTGTCGAACCTCAAACATAAACTGGAAAATGAGGTGCGGCGAAAAGAACGGATCGTTGCCGGAATCGCGAACAAGAAACGTGAGATTGAGGCGGAAAAAGACAAAAAGGCTGCCTACCTCACTAAAGTCAAACAAGATAAGAACGAATATCTCGCCTCGATCAGGGACCTCCAGGCTAACGCTCGCAGGCTGCAGTCCATGGTGGAAAAACTTGAAGCACAGAGTAGAAAGAGCTATACTCAGTCACGCGAAAAGAAAGGACTTCCGCCGGGTCTCCCCCCTTTGCCCGATTCAGGATTCGGTTCCCAGCGAGGGAGACTTTCCTTGCCGGTTTTCGGTGAAGTCATCGGAAGATTCGGGCGGCACAAGCATCCCGAATTCAACTCCTATACGGTCAGCAATGGTATTTCTATTGCTGCACCGGCTGGTTCCGATATCAGATCGGTCTATGAGGGCAAAGTCCTGTTTGCGGATTATTTCAAAGGTTATGGCAATATGGTCATTATTGATCATGGGGGCGGATTTTTCAGCCTCTACGCCCACGCATCACGAATCACAAAACGAGTTGGCGCACAGGTTTCCCGCAATGACGTAGTGGCCA
- a CDS encoding general secretion pathway protein GspG: MLKYLRNRKGFTLIELMIVVTIIGILAAIAVPNYRWGLIRAREAVLQENLYTMRSAIDQYYADQGKYPDTLDEMAEKRYLKSIPYDPFTGKNDTWVTVKPIEPTGEIHAAEEIKGNVADVHSGSDLVSSKGTPYKDW; this comes from the coding sequence ATGCTGAAATATCTTCGTAACCGCAAGGGATTCACCCTTATCGAACTGATGATCGTCGTGACCATCATCGGCATTCTCGCGGCCATTGCCGTACCCAACTACCGGTGGGGGCTCATCAGGGCCCGCGAGGCTGTCCTGCAGGAAAACCTCTACACCATGCGCAGTGCCATAGATCAGTACTATGCGGATCAGGGGAAATATCCCGATACCCTTGACGAGATGGCGGAAAAGCGGTATCTCAAATCGATTCCCTATGATCCCTTTACCGGTAAGAACGACACATGGGTTACAGTCAAGCCCATAGAACCCACCGGCGAAATCCATGCTGCCGAGGAGATCAAGGGTAACGTAGCTGATGTGCACAGCGGCTCAGACCTTGTCAGTTCAAAAGGAACTCCATACAAGGACTGGTAA
- a CDS encoding general secretion pathway protein GspG, translating into MRIGRRFRGDSRGLSLIELVFTVAILGILAMAVVPFTQMAAKRTKEIELRRDLRVIRTAIDDYKKDYDKAIKDKKILDVANRSGYPESFEKLIEGEDFGGLYAYKKKYLRRIPVDPFHSPEAGEPPMWGMRSSVDDPESDIWGGEDLYDVYSLSDGIAIDGSKYKDW; encoded by the coding sequence GTGCGCATCGGCAGGCGGTTCCGGGGAGACAGCCGGGGCCTGAGCCTCATTGAACTCGTTTTTACCGTGGCCATTCTCGGAATCCTGGCCATGGCCGTTGTCCCATTCACCCAGATGGCGGCTAAGCGCACCAAGGAGATTGAGCTGAGACGGGATTTGAGGGTAATACGCACCGCCATCGACGACTACAAGAAGGATTACGACAAGGCGATCAAGGACAAGAAAATTTTAGATGTTGCCAACAGGTCCGGTTATCCCGAGTCATTTGAAAAACTGATTGAGGGAGAGGATTTCGGCGGCCTCTATGCCTACAAGAAAAAGTACCTTCGCCGGATTCCCGTTGACCCGTTTCATTCTCCCGAGGCAGGGGAGCCGCCCATGTGGGGGATGCGCTCTTCTGTGGATGACCCCGAAAGCGATATCTGGGGAGGGGAAGACCTCTACGACGTGTATTCCTTGAGCGACGGGATCGCCATCGACGGAAGCAAATACAAGGACTGGTAG
- a CDS encoding cell division protein: MSRNKNSKRPTLSGDAPGGRLGYFLGRAILNLRQNVMVNVLTIGTISLALLIVSLFLLVFVNLESTAEEWSGKIQVTAYFDQELPPQELNQVMNRIKAIEGTSQVSYVNKNEAMKRFRSRLKGQETLLDGVPADVLPASVEIALKRSSRQEGAIEHYVAQLKKIPGINEVQYGEEWVRRFNAFMNFLRFLGALLGAFLVLAVLFIVSNTIRLTIYARKDELEVMELVGATRFFIKAPFLVEGMIQGAIGSICTLIILVAAYFGFLQGVPNFIPISGTFTGFSFLPPEHIAGIFIGGIVLGLLGSLTSLRRFSDSQS; this comes from the coding sequence ATGTCCCGAAACAAGAACTCTAAACGGCCCACCCTTTCCGGCGATGCTCCCGGAGGGCGGCTCGGCTATTTTCTCGGCAGGGCGATCCTCAATCTTCGCCAGAATGTCATGGTGAACGTGCTGACCATCGGCACCATATCGCTGGCGCTGCTCATCGTCTCACTGTTTCTGCTGGTGTTCGTAAACCTTGAGTCGACTGCCGAGGAGTGGAGCGGCAAAATCCAGGTGACCGCCTACTTTGACCAGGAGTTGCCCCCCCAGGAACTCAACCAGGTAATGAATCGCATCAAAGCCATTGAAGGGACTTCACAGGTTTCCTATGTGAACAAGAACGAGGCGATGAAGCGGTTCAGGTCCAGACTGAAGGGACAGGAAACCCTTCTGGACGGCGTGCCCGCCGACGTGTTGCCTGCGTCGGTGGAGATTGCCCTTAAACGGTCCAGCCGCCAGGAGGGCGCAATAGAACACTACGTTGCCCAGCTTAAAAAGATTCCGGGAATCAATGAGGTGCAATACGGGGAAGAGTGGGTCCGCCGGTTCAATGCCTTTATGAATTTCCTTCGTTTCCTCGGGGCGCTTTTGGGGGCGTTCCTTGTCCTGGCGGTGCTGTTTATCGTTTCTAATACCATCAGGCTCACCATTTACGCCCGGAAGGATGAACTGGAGGTTATGGAACTGGTTGGTGCCACGCGGTTTTTCATCAAGGCACCATTTCTCGTGGAGGGGATGATTCAGGGCGCGATCGGCTCAATCTGCACACTTATCATTCTTGTTGCCGCCTACTTCGGCTTCCTGCAGGGTGTACCCAATTTTATCCCCATATCAGGCACCTTTACCGGGTTCTCTTTCCTGCCGCCAGAGCATATTGCCGGTATTTTCATCGGCGGTATCGTGCTCGGACTTCTCGGAAGCCTCACCTCGCTCAGGCGTTTCAGTGATAGCCAATCATGA